The DNA region CCCATGCAAAAGTTTTGGAGCAGGAGGGCAAAAAAAGGGTAGTTGTAGGCTACGACAGAAGGTTTTTAAGCAGGGAATTTGCGGAAGAAGTTTATAGAGTTTTTAAAACCCTGGGCTTTGAGGTTTATATCTCGGATAGAGACTGTACCACTCCTATGGTATCCTTTGCGGTAAAGTATATGGGCTTTGACGGCGGGGTTATGATAACCGCGTCCCATAATCCGGGCAAGTACAACGGATACAAGATAAAAGAGTCCTTTGGTGGTTCGGCCACTCCTGAGTTTGTTAAAAAGGTGGAAGAAGTGGCCAACTCCATTCAAAACGTCAAAGTGGAAAACTATAAACCAGAAACGATAGACCTAAAGGGTCCTTACTTGGAAAGGATAAAAGAGCTTATAAATCTTGAGCTATTTGAGGAAGGGCTTTTGGTACACGACGCTATGTATGGCTCTTCCGCAGGGCTTTTTTCTGAGGTCTTGCTTGACACTCCTTTGGAGGTAATCTCCATAAGATCGCGGAGGGACCCTCTCTTTGGAGGACATCCGCCGGAACCTATAGAAAAGCACTTAGTCCCAATGTTTGAAAAGGTCAGGGGTGTGGGGGCAAAAATAGGAATAGCCAACGATGGAGATGGGGACCGTATAGCTCTCTGCGACGAAAGGGGAAGGTTTATAAATACTCAGCTCATATACGTTTTGCTTTTGTTACACCTTCTGAAAAACAAAGGGATAAAAGAGGGCTTGGTAGTAAAGACAGTATCCACAAGCTATTTAGTGGATAGAATCTGCAAATCTGAAGGGGTGGAATTAAGGGAGGTGCCTGTGGGCTTTAAGCACATAAACGAGCTAATCTTAAAGGAAAAGGTCATCTTTGGTGGAGAAGAGAGCGGAGGATATGGAATCATTCACTTTTTGCCAGAAAGGGATGGGCTTTTCTCTGGCCTTAGCATACTGGAGCTTATGTACACCAAAGGAAAAGCACTTTCAGAAATAGTTCAGGAAGTATTCCAAACTTACGGAAGCGCTTACTTTGAGCGCAAAGACCTATACGCCGATGAAGAAAAAAAGAAGAAACTAAAGTCTTTTGTAGAAAATCCGCCTTCCCTTTTGGGAAGGTTCAAAGTCAGAGAGGCTATCACAAAGGACGGACTAAAGCTTGTCTTTGAAAACGACGGATGGCTGCTTATGAGAGCTTCTGGCACAGAGCCACTCATAAGAGTTTATGCAGAGATGCCAACACAAGAGCAAACACAGGAAGTGATAAAAAGTGCCCTTGAGATGTTATAATTCAAAGGCAGGAGGTGATAGCTATGGGTCAAAGGATAAGCTTTAGCATTAACGGGATAGAAGTTTCTGGCTACCTGGCAG from Thermocrinis sp. includes:
- a CDS encoding phosphoglucomutase/phosphomannomutase family protein, producing MAIKFGTDGWRAVIGDEFTFESVRKVAYAHAKVLEQEGKKRVVVGYDRRFLSREFAEEVYRVFKTLGFEVYISDRDCTTPMVSFAVKYMGFDGGVMITASHNPGKYNGYKIKESFGGSATPEFVKKVEEVANSIQNVKVENYKPETIDLKGPYLERIKELINLELFEEGLLVHDAMYGSSAGLFSEVLLDTPLEVISIRSRRDPLFGGHPPEPIEKHLVPMFEKVRGVGAKIGIANDGDGDRIALCDERGRFINTQLIYVLLLLHLLKNKGIKEGLVVKTVSTSYLVDRICKSEGVELREVPVGFKHINELILKEKVIFGGEESGGYGIIHFLPERDGLFSGLSILELMYTKGKALSEIVQEVFQTYGSAYFERKDLYADEEKKKKLKSFVENPPSLLGRFKVREAITKDGLKLVFENDGWLLMRASGTEPLIRVYAEMPTQEQTQEVIKSALEML